The Pyxidicoccus sp. MSG2 DNA segment CGCCGCCGGGCACCCTGCCCCGTGAAGGCGAGGCCGCCGCGAAGCCGCCCGTGCATGTCGTGCTCCCCGGTGACGGGGGCACCGTGCCGGTGGCCCAGGCGGGACAGCCGGACGATGTTCCCGAGGCGGAGCCCACGCCTCCCCAGGGCCAGGCCCCGGTGCCTCCGACTCCGGCGCCTGCTCCGGGAGCCGCGGCGGGTCAGCCTCCCGAAGACCTGAAGAACCGCGAGTGGACGGCGGGCAACGTGACGCTGAAGCGCGCCGCGGGCATGCCGGTGACGCTGCGCTCGGTGCGCGCGGGGCAGCACCCGGACTTCGACCGCGTGGTGTTCGAGTTCGACGGCGCCAGCCTCCCGGGCTACCGCCTGGAGTACGTGGACAAGCCCATCATCAAGTGCGGCTCGGGAGACCCGACGTCCGTGGCCGGCCAGGGCTGGCTCCAGGTGACGCTCACTCCCGCGCGAGGACACGACGACAAGGGCCAGGCCACCGTCGCGGAGCGGGAGCTGAAGCCCGGCCTGCCCGTCATCCTCGAGCTGGAGCGCACGTGTGATTTCGAAGGCGAGGTGACGTGGGTGCTCGGCAACAAGGGCCCCAACAAGTACCGCGTCATGGAGCTGCACGAGCCCACCCGCCTCGTGGTGGACGTGCAGCACTGACGTCACGACGTGGGGCGCGGCTCACGGCCCACGCCGCAGCCTGCTCGCGAGCCGGTCCAGGCCCGCGAGCAGTGCGTGGTGCCGCTTGTGGGTCTCC contains these protein-coding regions:
- a CDS encoding AMIN-like domain-containing (lipo)protein: MRRLTSLWLAGCIGIAGCSKKEEGPPHPAAELPAPDDSPAQPSGPPPGTLPREGEAAAKPPVHVVLPGDGGTVPVAQAGQPDDVPEAEPTPPQGQAPVPPTPAPAPGAAAGQPPEDLKNREWTAGNVTLKRAAGMPVTLRSVRAGQHPDFDRVVFEFDGASLPGYRLEYVDKPIIKCGSGDPTSVAGQGWLQVTLTPARGHDDKGQATVAERELKPGLPVILELERTCDFEGEVTWVLGNKGPNKYRVMELHEPTRLVVDVQH